In Thermococcus thioreducens, a genomic segment contains:
- a CDS encoding homoserine dehydrogenase produces MREIKLSIFGFGNVGRAVVRVLLEKGALFRERYGVEFKVVSVADTSGVVWLPEGIDPREALIIKENFGKLSSWTNDYEVYNFTPSEAVREIDSDIVVDVTNDKNAHTWHLAALKDGKAVVTSNKPPLAFHYAELMKEAEGRNLPYFFEATVMAGTPIITVLQDGLKGDTVERIEAVLNATTTFILSRMEAGLDFEEALREAQALGIAERDPSGDILGIDAGYKATILHCLAFHPLTFDRVKRRGIEEITPEDVRRAQGRGNTIRLVAEIEDGAVTVEPREVPRTNPLAVESHENTAVIRTDLLGELVITGAGAGLKETASGVVGDIIKASMKLRES; encoded by the coding sequence GTGAGGGAGATAAAGCTCTCCATTTTCGGCTTTGGAAACGTTGGGAGGGCCGTTGTACGGGTTTTGCTGGAGAAGGGGGCGCTCTTCCGCGAGAGATACGGGGTAGAATTCAAGGTTGTGAGCGTGGCGGATACCAGCGGAGTTGTCTGGCTCCCCGAGGGCATAGACCCCAGGGAGGCGCTCATCATAAAGGAGAACTTCGGAAAGCTATCGTCATGGACGAACGACTACGAGGTCTATAACTTCACACCCAGCGAAGCGGTCAGGGAGATAGATTCTGATATCGTCGTGGACGTCACCAACGATAAAAACGCCCACACCTGGCATCTAGCTGCTCTGAAGGACGGCAAAGCCGTCGTTACGAGCAACAAACCGCCCCTGGCCTTTCACTACGCCGAGCTGATGAAGGAGGCTGAAGGGAGGAACCTGCCCTATTTCTTTGAAGCAACAGTTATGGCGGGGACGCCGATAATAACCGTCCTCCAGGATGGACTGAAGGGAGACACCGTTGAGCGGATAGAGGCGGTTCTAAACGCGACAACTACCTTCATTCTAAGCCGGATGGAGGCAGGGCTTGATTTTGAGGAAGCACTAAGGGAAGCCCAGGCCCTCGGGATAGCCGAGAGGGACCCGAGCGGGGACATCCTTGGGATAGACGCGGGGTACAAAGCAACGATACTCCACTGTCTTGCGTTTCATCCTCTGACGTTCGATAGGGTGAAAAGACGGGGAATAGAAGAGATAACCCCTGAAGATGTCAGACGTGCCCAAGGAAGGGGGAACACCATAAGGCTCGTTGCCGAGATTGAAGACGGAGCGGTCACCGTGGAGCCGAGGGAAGTTCCGAGAACGAACCCTCTGGCTGTTGAAAGCCACGAGAACACCGCGGTGATAAGGACTGACCTGCTCGGAGAGCTGGTCATCACGGGTGCTGGAGCCGGGCTGAAGGAGACGGCAAGCGGAGTGGTGGGCGACATCATAAAGGCCTCGATGAAGCTTAGGGAATCCTGA
- the rrp41 gene encoding exosome complex exonuclease Rrp41, with product MMGKPEGLKLIDENGKRIDGRKKYELRPIKMEVGVLKNADGSAYVEWGKNKVLAAVYGPREIHPKHLQRPDRAILRVRYNMAPFSVEERKKPGPDRRSVEISKVIRGALEPALLLEMFPRTAIDVFIEVLQADAGTRVAGITAASLALADAGVPMRDLVAACAAGKIEGEIVLDLNKDEDNYGEADVPVAIMPLKNDITLLQMDGYLTKEEFIEAVRLAIKGAKAVYQKQREALKVKYLKIAEEVGGGE from the coding sequence ATGATGGGCAAGCCAGAGGGTTTAAAGCTCATAGATGAGAATGGAAAGAGGATAGATGGGAGAAAGAAGTACGAACTCAGGCCTATTAAGATGGAGGTCGGCGTGCTGAAGAACGCCGACGGTTCTGCCTACGTTGAGTGGGGCAAGAACAAGGTTCTTGCCGCTGTTTACGGACCGAGGGAGATTCACCCCAAACACCTCCAGAGGCCAGACAGGGCGATACTCCGCGTGAGGTACAACATGGCCCCCTTCAGCGTTGAGGAGAGGAAAAAGCCCGGTCCTGACAGGAGGAGTGTGGAGATAAGCAAGGTCATAAGGGGCGCCCTTGAGCCTGCGCTCCTACTTGAGATGTTCCCCAGGACTGCCATAGACGTCTTCATCGAGGTTCTGCAGGCCGATGCCGGAACGCGCGTTGCCGGAATAACTGCCGCTTCCCTCGCCCTGGCGGACGCTGGAGTGCCCATGAGAGACCTGGTCGCGGCCTGCGCCGCCGGTAAGATAGAGGGGGAGATAGTCCTCGACCTCAACAAGGACGAGGACAACTACGGCGAGGCCGATGTTCCGGTCGCCATAATGCCCCTCAAGAACGACATAACGCTCCTCCAGATGGACGGCTATCTGACCAAGGAGGAGTTCATCGAGGCGGTGAGGCTCGCCATCAAGGGCGCCAAGGCAGTCTACCAGAAGCAGCGCGAAGCTTTGAAAGTCAAGTACCTCAAAATAGCCGAGGAGGTCGGTGGAGGTGAGTGA
- a CDS encoding ZPR1 zinc finger domain-containing protein, producing the protein MTERQGEIQEIRLGDCPICGGKGTLKALQYVHDIPYFGKVMESTIICERCGYRNADVMILEDRPPKLYSVKVEEEKDLFTRVVRSKSGTIELEEIGVKIEPGPAAEGFVSNVEGVLERVRETLIMAKHFREQEGDKEAVRKAEEILDYIEEVKEGKKPLTVRIMDPLGNSALIGEKVKSRLLTQEEIRSLSLGPYVLVEPEGDKENGG; encoded by the coding sequence ATGACCGAGAGGCAAGGTGAGATTCAGGAAATCCGGCTGGGGGACTGTCCAATCTGCGGCGGCAAGGGTACTCTCAAAGCCCTTCAGTACGTTCACGACATTCCTTACTTCGGGAAGGTCATGGAGAGCACGATAATCTGTGAGCGCTGTGGATATAGAAACGCTGACGTCATGATACTGGAGGACAGGCCGCCGAAGCTCTACAGCGTAAAGGTTGAGGAGGAAAAGGATCTCTTTACAAGAGTCGTCAGGAGCAAGAGCGGAACCATCGAGCTGGAGGAGATAGGGGTCAAGATAGAACCCGGGCCTGCCGCTGAAGGCTTCGTCAGCAACGTTGAAGGCGTTTTAGAGCGCGTCAGGGAGACCCTCATAATGGCCAAGCACTTCAGAGAACAGGAGGGGGATAAGGAGGCCGTCAGAAAAGCCGAGGAGATACTCGATTATATAGAAGAGGTTAAGGAGGGCAAAAAACCGCTCACCGTGAGGATCATGGATCCCCTCGGCAACAGCGCCCTCATCGGCGAGAAGGTAAAGAGCAGGCTTTTGACGCAGGAGGAAATCAGGAGCCTCAGTCTCGGCCCATACGTCCTCGTTGAGCCGGAAGGGGACAAAGAGAACGGGGGTTAA
- a CDS encoding ASCH domain-containing protein, which yields MEHVIALHQVYAELIFRGLKTVELRKARAFSEGDTVFLYVARGNPYELRDTLRRLGLHEEQTLTRRGTIAGGFEVGEVIKADLDTLWEMTKETSGLALVHGENGKRWLGEYIREYGYAFTIERPFLFKEPMSREEMKERYGVHVEGIIHLSRKTRKGWVKNLIEDLLTRDAIYL from the coding sequence ATGGAGCACGTGATAGCGCTCCACCAGGTCTACGCGGAGCTGATATTCCGCGGACTGAAGACGGTAGAGCTGAGGAAGGCCAGGGCATTCAGCGAGGGGGACACAGTTTTCCTCTACGTTGCAAGAGGGAACCCCTACGAGCTGAGAGACACGCTTAGAAGGCTCGGCCTCCACGAGGAGCAGACGTTAACGAGAAGGGGAACCATTGCAGGAGGCTTCGAGGTGGGCGAGGTAATAAAGGCAGACCTCGACACGCTCTGGGAGATGACGAAGGAAACCAGCGGGCTGGCCCTTGTCCACGGAGAGAACGGGAAGCGCTGGCTGGGAGAGTACATCAGGGAGTACGGCTACGCATTCACAATAGAGAGGCCTTTCCTCTTCAAAGAGCCGATGAGCAGGGAGGAGATGAAGGAGCGCTACGGAGTCCACGTTGAGGGCATAATCCACCTATCAAGAAAGACGAGAAAGGGGTGGGTTAAGAACCTGATAGAGGACCTCCTCACCAGGGATGCAATATATCTTTAA
- a CDS encoding cell division protein SepF codes for MGLFDSLKKKDEKAKKKPPAAIKKEVAPRRDIDVIPLEEDVLAKEIVKPQVRYLKKIVVTSYADLERISEELQNGNIILVDLTPLEVKPEVLEKVAEQIKGMVSALGGQAAKICKHEIKLILVPADIRIAK; via the coding sequence ATGGGATTGTTTGACAGCCTCAAAAAGAAGGACGAAAAGGCCAAGAAGAAGCCGCCCGCGGCGATTAAAAAGGAGGTAGCTCCCAGGCGTGACATCGATGTCATTCCTCTTGAGGAGGATGTTCTTGCTAAGGAGATAGTCAAGCCCCAAGTCAGGTACCTCAAGAAGATCGTCGTTACCAGCTACGCCGACCTTGAGAGAATCTCGGAGGAGCTCCAGAACGGCAACATAATTCTGGTCGACCTCACCCCGCTTGAGGTCAAGCCGGAGGTTCTTGAAAAGGTTGCCGAGCAGATAAAGGGAATGGTCAGTGCCCTCGGAGGACAGGCCGCTAAAATCTGCAAGCACGAGATAAAGCTGATTCTCGTCCCTGCGGACATAAGGATTGCCAAGTGA
- a CDS encoding carboxyl transferase domain-containing protein encodes MSMEEKVNDLYERKRKILEMGGEKAVEKQHAKGKLTARERIEKLLDPGSFVEIGAFVRHRGTEFGMDKKELPADGVITGYGTIDGRLVFVFAQDFTVMGGSLGEMHAAKIKRIMELALEAGAPVIGLNDSGGARIQEGVDSLKGYGEIFKMNTILSGVVPQITAIMGPCAGGAVYSPAIGDFILMVDNPASFMFITGPQVVKAVTGVEVTPIQLGGAMVHAQRSGQAHLVGKSDEEVLALIRRLMSYLPSNNMEKPPRVKTNDLPFRKTENLYSIVPDDPNKGYDVRQVIYEIVDRDENGNPDFLEILPYFAPNAVVGFGRMNGQTVGIVANNPIHFAGVLDIDSSDKIARFVRTCDAFNIPIVTLVDVPGYLPGTQQEYGGIIRHGAKVLYAYAEATVPMVTVILRKAYGGAYLAMGSKHLGADFVFAWPTAEIAVMGPEGAANIIFRKEIAQAENPEEVRQQKIAEYRERFANPYVAAARGYIDDVIDPAETRAKIILALEAMESKRVKLPPKKHGNIPL; translated from the coding sequence ATGAGCATGGAAGAGAAAGTTAACGACCTGTATGAGAGAAAAAGGAAGATTCTTGAGATGGGCGGCGAAAAGGCCGTCGAAAAACAGCACGCTAAAGGAAAGCTGACCGCACGCGAGAGAATCGAGAAGCTCCTCGACCCGGGAAGCTTCGTTGAAATAGGTGCGTTCGTCAGGCACCGCGGAACGGAGTTCGGCATGGACAAGAAGGAGCTGCCCGCGGACGGCGTCATCACCGGTTACGGTACCATCGATGGTCGCTTGGTCTTTGTGTTTGCCCAGGACTTCACGGTCATGGGCGGTTCCCTCGGTGAGATGCACGCGGCAAAGATAAAGCGCATCATGGAGCTTGCCCTTGAAGCCGGAGCACCGGTGATAGGCCTCAACGACTCCGGCGGGGCGAGAATCCAGGAGGGCGTCGACTCGCTCAAGGGCTACGGCGAGATCTTCAAGATGAACACCATCCTCAGCGGTGTCGTTCCGCAGATAACCGCGATAATGGGCCCCTGCGCCGGTGGAGCCGTTTACAGCCCCGCCATAGGGGACTTCATCCTCATGGTGGACAACCCGGCGAGCTTCATGTTCATCACCGGCCCGCAGGTCGTTAAAGCTGTGACGGGTGTCGAGGTCACGCCGATACAGCTCGGCGGTGCCATGGTTCACGCCCAGCGCTCCGGACAGGCCCATCTCGTGGGCAAGAGCGATGAAGAGGTTCTGGCACTCATAAGGAGGCTCATGAGCTACCTCCCGTCCAACAACATGGAGAAGCCGCCGCGCGTCAAGACGAACGACCTGCCCTTCAGGAAGACCGAGAACCTCTACTCCATCGTCCCGGACGACCCGAACAAGGGCTACGACGTGAGGCAGGTAATTTACGAGATAGTTGACCGCGATGAAAACGGCAACCCGGACTTCTTGGAGATCCTTCCCTACTTCGCCCCGAACGCGGTTGTTGGATTCGGAAGGATGAACGGCCAGACCGTCGGTATAGTAGCCAACAACCCGATACACTTCGCCGGCGTTCTCGACATAGACAGCTCCGATAAGATTGCCAGGTTTGTTAGAACCTGCGACGCATTCAACATCCCGATAGTCACCCTAGTTGACGTTCCGGGCTACCTGCCGGGAACCCAGCAGGAGTACGGCGGAATCATAAGGCACGGCGCAAAGGTTCTCTACGCCTACGCGGAAGCTACAGTCCCGATGGTGACAGTTATCCTCAGGAAGGCCTACGGTGGAGCATATCTCGCGATGGGAAGCAAGCACCTCGGAGCTGACTTCGTCTTCGCCTGGCCCACCGCGGAGATAGCGGTCATGGGGCCGGAGGGAGCGGCCAACATCATCTTCAGGAAGGAGATAGCTCAAGCCGAGAACCCTGAGGAGGTTCGCCAGCAGAAGATAGCCGAATACCGCGAGCGCTTCGCCAACCCGTACGTTGCCGCGGCAAGGGGCTATATAGACGACGTTATTGATCCCGCCGAGACCAGGGCAAAGATAATCCTCGCCCTTGAGGCGATGGAGAGCAAGCGCGTCAAGCTCCCGCCGAAGAAGCACGGCAACATACCGCTGTGA
- a CDS encoding CBS domain-containing protein → MRVKTLMTPDPVVIELPATREYALNLFKKHKVRSFPVINKNTKALAGIISIKRVLLHPDEEQLAMLIRREVPTVKPNDDLKKAVRAMLEMDYRRVVIVDEEKRVLGILTVGDIVRRYLAKNEKLKNVTIEKYYQKNVGLVWQGTPLKAALKALLLCNAMAIPVIDDDGNLVGMVDETDLLKDSEVVRVMKQTALAASSEEDWILESNPTLLFEKAELQLPKKPVSEIMNRELVVATPHMSVYDVAQKMVQYHIEQLPVIRGEGELVGIIRDMDIIKVILNK, encoded by the coding sequence ATGCGCGTGAAGACTTTGATGACCCCTGATCCGGTCGTGATAGAGCTTCCGGCGACGAGGGAGTACGCCCTCAACCTCTTCAAAAAGCATAAGGTAAGGTCATTTCCCGTTATCAACAAAAACACCAAAGCCCTCGCAGGGATTATAAGTATAAAACGTGTCCTCCTACACCCCGACGAGGAGCAGCTCGCCATGCTCATAAGGAGGGAAGTGCCCACCGTCAAACCCAACGATGACCTCAAAAAAGCTGTTCGGGCAATGCTTGAGATGGACTACAGGCGCGTCGTGATTGTTGACGAGGAAAAGAGGGTTCTTGGAATACTTACAGTTGGGGATATTGTAAGGCGCTATCTGGCAAAGAACGAGAAGCTGAAGAATGTGACGATTGAGAAGTACTACCAGAAGAACGTCGGTCTCGTCTGGCAGGGCACTCCCCTCAAAGCAGCACTCAAGGCGCTCCTGCTCTGCAACGCCATGGCAATTCCGGTTATAGACGACGATGGTAACCTCGTGGGGATGGTCGACGAAACCGACCTCCTCAAGGACAGTGAAGTTGTAAGGGTCATGAAGCAGACGGCACTGGCGGCATCAAGTGAGGAGGACTGGATACTGGAGAGCAATCCGACACTGCTCTTTGAGAAGGCAGAGCTCCAGCTCCCCAAGAAGCCCGTGTCCGAGATAATGAACCGCGAGCTCGTAGTTGCGACGCCCCACATGAGCGTCTACGACGTGGCTCAAAAGATGGTGCAGTACCACATCGAGCAGCTCCCAGTCATCAGGGGCGAGGGCGAGCTGGTGGGCATCATCAGGGATATGGACATTATAAAAGTCATCCTCAACAAGTGA
- a CDS encoding sodium ion-translocating decarboxylase subunit beta produces MAALEQAIIDFFEHMGLLNLTVGNIVMIIVGLTLVYLAIRYGMEPLLLLPIGISAVLVNLPLSHLVNWPVAPQLPPGMEENIFATMAYLNQQYGPPGLFDLIYYLLIKTEIVPLLIFFGLGAMTDFGPMIADPKTALLGAAAQIGVFIAMLTAIALGFSLNEAASIGIIGGADGPTTIYLTTKLAPHILGATAVAAYSYMSLVPLIQPPVIKALTSKEERRIRMEQLRPVSKREKIIFPIISMIVIALLVPTAAPLVGMLMIGNLFRESGVVERLSKAAQEELMNIVTIFLGLGVGSTMRADSFLTAQTLMILGLGIVAFTSATAGGVLLGKLMMKLSGGKINPMIGAAGVSAVPMSARVVQRMASEEDPGNFLLMHAMGPNVAGVIGTAVAAGVLLSVLG; encoded by the coding sequence ATGGCAGCACTGGAGCAGGCAATAATAGACTTCTTCGAACACATGGGATTGCTCAACCTCACAGTAGGAAACATAGTCATGATAATCGTCGGTCTGACGCTGGTGTATCTGGCCATCAGATACGGGATGGAGCCCCTCCTGCTGCTCCCGATAGGCATCAGCGCGGTTCTCGTCAACCTGCCGCTGAGCCACCTCGTCAACTGGCCTGTGGCACCGCAGCTTCCCCCTGGAATGGAGGAGAACATATTCGCCACGATGGCATATCTCAACCAGCAGTACGGACCGCCGGGGCTCTTCGACCTGATATACTACCTGCTGATAAAGACGGAGATAGTGCCTTTGCTGATATTCTTCGGTCTCGGGGCAATGACCGATTTCGGCCCCATGATAGCCGACCCCAAGACGGCACTCCTCGGTGCCGCTGCCCAGATAGGTGTTTTCATAGCCATGCTGACTGCAATAGCCCTCGGATTTTCGCTGAATGAAGCCGCCTCGATTGGTATCATCGGTGGCGCCGATGGGCCGACGACGATATACCTCACGACGAAGCTCGCGCCCCACATCCTGGGTGCGACGGCAGTTGCTGCCTACAGCTACATGAGCTTGGTTCCGCTCATCCAGCCACCGGTCATAAAGGCACTGACCAGCAAGGAAGAAAGGAGGATACGAATGGAACAGCTCAGGCCAGTGTCCAAGAGGGAGAAAATCATCTTCCCGATAATCAGCATGATAGTCATAGCCCTTCTCGTCCCCACGGCCGCACCCCTCGTCGGGATGCTCATGATAGGAAACCTCTTCAGGGAGAGCGGCGTCGTCGAGAGGCTCAGCAAAGCGGCCCAGGAGGAGCTGATGAACATCGTCACGATATTCCTTGGCCTTGGCGTCGGCTCCACCATGCGTGCCGACAGCTTCCTCACGGCACAGACCCTCATGATCCTGGGACTGGGAATAGTCGCCTTTACCAGCGCCACCGCCGGAGGCGTGCTCCTCGGAAAGCTCATGATGAAGCTCTCGGGGGGCAAGATAAACCCGATGATTGGCGCTGCCGGAGTCTCAGCGGTTCCAATGAGCGCGCGCGTCGTCCAGAGGATGGCCAGCGAGGAAGACCCAGGGAACTTCCTCCTCATGCACGCAATGGGCCCGAACGTTGCCGGTGTCATTGGAACGGCCGTCGCGGCTGGAGTGCTCCTCTCTGTTCTGGGCTGA
- a CDS encoding translation initiation factor IF-2 subunit beta yields MSEKKVDFYDFEGLLDKAYDELPENVKHHTSRFEVPAAIVTIAGNRTIIENFVDIAEAMNRDPNHLLKFILREVATAGTLEGRRVVLQGRFTPYLIGNKMKKYLKDYVICPVCGSPDTKIIKRGRFHFLKCEACGAETPIQHL; encoded by the coding sequence ATGAGCGAGAAGAAGGTTGACTTTTACGATTTCGAAGGCTTACTCGATAAGGCTTACGATGAACTGCCGGAGAACGTCAAGCATCACACTTCCCGTTTCGAGGTTCCAGCGGCGATAGTCACGATAGCCGGAAACAGAACTATAATCGAGAACTTTGTGGACATAGCCGAGGCCATGAACCGCGACCCGAACCACCTGCTCAAGTTCATCCTGCGCGAGGTAGCAACGGCAGGAACACTAGAAGGAAGGCGCGTCGTCCTTCAGGGACGCTTTACCCCCTACCTCATAGGCAACAAGATGAAGAAGTACCTCAAGGACTACGTCATCTGTCCGGTCTGTGGAAGTCCGGATACGAAGATTATCAAGCGCGGACGCTTCCACTTCCTCAAGTGCGAGGCCTGCGGTGCAGAAACTCCAATCCAGCACCTCTGA
- a CDS encoding OadG family protein, translated as MAEFMEGLNITALGVTVVFAVLTILALVLYFVGWLERRLIEREETAAPVSAAPEVREIKEEKPAIPPKDLAVITAAILAYTAEKASQLRPLPFKRKVSDAWRLYGVQSSMEEVEDFNYELGKW; from the coding sequence ATGGCAGAGTTCATGGAGGGCCTGAACATCACGGCCCTCGGAGTGACGGTGGTCTTCGCCGTCCTCACCATTTTGGCACTGGTGCTCTACTTCGTCGGCTGGCTGGAGAGGCGGCTTATTGAGAGGGAAGAAACCGCCGCGCCGGTTTCAGCAGCTCCCGAAGTCAGAGAGATCAAGGAGGAGAAGCCGGCCATACCGCCGAAAGACCTCGCGGTCATAACCGCTGCAATCCTCGCGTACACCGCCGAGAAGGCCTCACAGCTCAGGCCCCTCCCGTTCAAGAGGAAAGTTTCAGACGCCTGGCGCCTCTACGGCGTCCAGTCGAGCATGGAGGAAGTTGAGGACTTCAACTATGAACTTGGGAAGTGGTGA
- a CDS encoding acetyl-CoA carboxylase biotin carboxyl carrier protein subunit, whose protein sequence is MAKVKVIVDGVEYEVEVEELGMGRFRVVFEEKEYTVEAKGLGIDVSTLSAVPAAGAPSASVPVPAPAPAPAPAAPATPTPAPAGEGAVTAPMPGKILKILVKEGDQVKTGQGLLILEAMKMENEIPAPKDGVVKKILIKEGDTVDTGQTLIELG, encoded by the coding sequence ATGGCGAAGGTTAAGGTCATCGTTGATGGTGTTGAATACGAGGTTGAGGTTGAGGAACTCGGAATGGGTAGATTCAGGGTTGTCTTCGAGGAGAAGGAGTACACCGTCGAGGCCAAGGGGCTCGGGATAGACGTGAGCACCCTGAGCGCGGTTCCTGCCGCTGGCGCCCCGAGTGCCTCTGTGCCTGTCCCGGCCCCCGCCCCAGCTCCTGCCCCGGCCGCGCCGGCAACCCCAACTCCCGCCCCAGCAGGAGAGGGCGCCGTCACAGCCCCAATGCCCGGCAAAATCCTCAAAATCCTCGTCAAAGAAGGCGACCAAGTCAAAACCGGCCAAGGACTCCTAATCCTCGAAGCAATGAAAATGGAAAACGAAATACCCGCACCAAAAGACGGAGTAGTAAAGAAAATCCTCATCAAAGAAGGCGACACCGTAGACACAGGACAAACACTAATAGAGCTCGGGTGA
- the rrp42 gene encoding exosome complex protein Rrp42 — protein MEVMASIMRDHILSLLKEGRRIDGRGLEDYRDLEVRVNVIEKAEGSAWVRLGNTQVLVGIKVDMGEPFPDLPEKGVITTNVELVPLASPSFEPGPPDENAIELARVVDRGIRESQAVELEKLVIVPGKLVRVVFIDVHVLDYDGNLLDASGIGAIAALLSTKMPKVIYDEEKDEVQVLDEYEPLPVSKIPIPVTIAKIGGSLLADPNLDEERVMDGRITITIDENGMISSVQKSEGGSFKLEEVMYAVDLALKKAAEIREKVLEAVKAE, from the coding sequence ATGGAAGTGATGGCCAGCATAATGCGCGACCACATCCTGAGCCTCCTCAAGGAGGGCAGGCGCATAGACGGCCGCGGCCTTGAAGACTACCGTGACCTTGAGGTCAGGGTCAACGTCATTGAGAAGGCGGAAGGTTCGGCGTGGGTCAGGCTCGGCAACACCCAGGTTCTCGTTGGCATAAAGGTCGATATGGGTGAACCGTTCCCCGACCTCCCCGAAAAGGGCGTTATAACCACCAACGTCGAGCTCGTGCCGCTCGCTTCCCCGAGCTTTGAACCCGGTCCGCCGGACGAGAACGCCATAGAGCTGGCCAGAGTTGTGGACAGGGGCATAAGGGAAAGCCAGGCAGTGGAGCTGGAGAAGCTCGTCATCGTCCCCGGCAAGCTCGTCCGTGTCGTCTTCATCGACGTCCACGTCCTTGACTACGACGGGAACCTCCTCGATGCCAGCGGAATAGGTGCCATAGCGGCACTGCTGAGCACGAAGATGCCGAAGGTCATCTACGACGAGGAGAAGGATGAGGTCCAGGTTCTCGACGAGTACGAGCCCCTGCCGGTGAGCAAGATACCGATCCCGGTGACCATAGCCAAGATCGGCGGCAGCCTGCTCGCCGACCCGAACCTCGACGAGGAGCGCGTCATGGACGGCAGGATAACCATCACCATCGACGAGAACGGCATGATTTCCTCTGTCCAGAAGAGCGAGGGCGGGAGCTTCAAACTGGAGGAGGTCATGTACGCAGTTGACCTCGCCCTGAAGAAGGCCGCCGAGATAAGGGAGAAGGTTCTTGAGGCCGTTAAGGCCGAGTGA